One segment of Mastomys coucha isolate ucsf_1 unplaced genomic scaffold, UCSF_Mcou_1 pScaffold23, whole genome shotgun sequence DNA contains the following:
- the Kiaa1143 gene encoding uncharacterized protein KIAA1143 homolog yields MSKRNQVSYVRPAEPAFLSRFKERVGYREGPTVETKKIQPQLPDEDDNHSDKEDEQPHEKCSGLTASSKKKKKNEDDVHKQSSVRKNSQKQIKNSSLLSFDSEDENE; encoded by the exons ATGAGCAAGCGGAACCAAGTGTCCTATGTGCGGCCTGCAGAGCCCGCCTTCCTGTCCCGCTTCAAAGAGAGAGTCGGCTACAGGGAGGGGCCTACCGTAGAGACTAAG AAAATCCAGCCTCAGCTCCCAGATGAAGATGACAATCACAGTGACAAAGAAGATGAACAGCCTC ATGAAAAGTGTTCAGGTTTAACAGCAAgctccaaaaagaagaaaaaaaatgaagatgatgTACATAAGCAAAGTTCCGTTAGAAAGAACtcccaaaaacaaataaaaaatagcagTCTCCTTTCTTTTGACAGTGAAGATGAAAATGAGTAA